In Micromonospora sp. WMMA1363, a genomic segment contains:
- a CDS encoding fibronectin type III domain-containing protein: MATVDDAVNAPRRRVRGGLVTVATVAALLAALGLTMLGVGAADNAVASYDASSWLWSTARGELARVNGVTARVDTRVEVPGARRHPTQVTQTDRLLILRDRTTGQVSSLDLATLQITATSPTTPGLGVNVALHEEAAFVVDAVQGVVRQLDPRSLAPVGEPVRYPPGITGGVFDGEGRLWIAVPSEGTVSAITAATLPSSPASAAPADAGLSPKRVETYEVVEPSHELVVSALDDGVAVFDRTAGLLVMVRRGDVTRTPLATSAPAALPTRSGGPAVPVTVPAERRVHVVTDGVVRSFTVPGSGADLGPAVSWAGRVYCADEATGTVYAFDTAGQLVDTVPGRPTGPLELEVRENHLFINAPDSANARVVDDRHQVQEVDKYANDVLGGDPPPAPPQPPAPKKPTVGKPGPPRAVTAAAGNAEARVTWQAAAANGAEISKYVVSGGGQRVEVGANQRAVEIENLTNGETYRFSVRAVNARGDGPARTSNPVTPTAAVPDPPMSVTAEARSDGTVVVRWPAANGQGNTIARYAVTATSAGTNAPAGQSTKTELVVPAGELEYGTQYAFTVVAVNDKGAGSAASPVSDTVVPYAAPGRPGDLRATAVADRPGTVAVRWAPAEPNGRPVTGYLVDVAGRGSEVTDTGTTVSGLGNGQDVTVTVEAVNEAGTGPEASTTVRTVAEPRVTVTGSSATATSTTVTFTVDAGGGQASCTLSTSGAPAQAGPCSRITMAGLTPGTAYTFTVTASNAAGRGTANRVQATAALYGTATCNNGDSGAEGRYCDADVDGRNGNEIFKVPRQDDDLQAGWARPGARLKAFCKKQGQEVYAYIYNGHKRSAWWVQVDYRGRNFIPWAWLNLDGGDDIGVLPTC; the protein is encoded by the coding sequence GTGGCCACCGTAGACGATGCCGTGAACGCCCCGCGCCGCCGGGTTCGGGGCGGGCTCGTCACCGTCGCCACGGTGGCGGCGCTGCTGGCCGCGCTGGGGCTGACCATGCTCGGTGTCGGCGCCGCGGACAACGCGGTGGCCAGCTATGACGCGAGTTCCTGGTTGTGGAGCACCGCCCGCGGTGAGCTGGCCCGGGTAAACGGGGTGACCGCCCGGGTGGACACCCGGGTGGAGGTGCCGGGTGCGCGCCGACACCCGACGCAGGTCACCCAGACCGACCGGCTGCTGATCCTTCGGGACCGGACGACCGGCCAGGTCAGTTCGCTGGACCTGGCCACCCTGCAGATCACCGCCACCTCGCCCACCACCCCAGGCCTCGGGGTGAATGTCGCGCTGCACGAGGAGGCGGCGTTCGTCGTGGACGCGGTGCAGGGCGTCGTCCGGCAGCTCGACCCGCGGTCGTTGGCACCGGTCGGTGAGCCGGTCCGCTACCCACCGGGCATCACCGGTGGGGTGTTCGACGGCGAGGGTCGGCTGTGGATCGCGGTGCCGAGCGAGGGTACCGTGTCGGCGATCACCGCCGCGACACTGCCGTCTTCCCCAGCCTCCGCAGCGCCCGCCGATGCCGGTCTGAGCCCGAAGCGGGTCGAGACGTACGAGGTGGTCGAGCCGAGCCACGAGCTGGTCGTGTCCGCCTTGGACGACGGGGTGGCGGTGTTCGACCGAACAGCGGGGCTGCTGGTCATGGTGCGCCGGGGCGACGTGACGCGGACGCCGTTGGCGACGTCCGCTCCGGCGGCGTTGCCGACCCGCAGCGGCGGGCCGGCGGTGCCGGTGACGGTGCCGGCCGAGCGGCGGGTACACGTGGTCACCGACGGCGTGGTGCGCAGCTTCACCGTTCCGGGCAGTGGGGCCGATCTCGGCCCGGCCGTGTCCTGGGCCGGTCGTGTCTACTGCGCCGACGAGGCCACCGGCACGGTGTACGCGTTCGACACGGCTGGCCAACTGGTCGACACGGTGCCGGGCCGGCCGACGGGGCCGCTGGAGTTGGAGGTGCGGGAGAACCATCTGTTCATCAACGCGCCCGACTCGGCGAACGCGCGGGTGGTGGACGACCGGCACCAGGTGCAGGAGGTCGACAAGTACGCCAACGACGTGCTCGGCGGGGACCCCCCGCCCGCTCCCCCGCAGCCGCCTGCGCCGAAGAAGCCGACGGTGGGCAAGCCTGGGCCTCCGCGGGCGGTCACCGCTGCTGCCGGCAACGCCGAGGCCCGGGTGACCTGGCAGGCCGCCGCCGCCAACGGCGCCGAGATCAGCAAGTACGTGGTGTCTGGTGGCGGCCAACGCGTCGAGGTGGGCGCCAACCAGCGGGCAGTGGAGATCGAGAACCTGACCAACGGTGAGACGTACCGGTTTTCGGTTCGCGCGGTGAACGCCAGGGGCGACGGTCCGGCGCGTACGAGCAACCCGGTGACGCCGACCGCGGCGGTGCCGGACCCGCCGATGAGTGTCACGGCGGAGGCCCGGTCGGACGGCACGGTGGTGGTGCGGTGGCCGGCGGCGAACGGGCAGGGCAACACGATCGCCCGGTACGCGGTGACCGCCACCTCGGCAGGCACCAACGCCCCGGCCGGGCAGTCGACGAAGACCGAGCTGGTGGTGCCGGCCGGTGAGCTGGAATACGGCACGCAGTACGCGTTCACGGTCGTCGCGGTCAACGACAAGGGTGCCGGGTCGGCGGCCTCTCCGGTGAGCGACACCGTCGTGCCGTACGCGGCCCCGGGGCGGCCGGGAGATCTGCGCGCGACGGCGGTGGCGGATCGACCCGGGACGGTGGCGGTGCGCTGGGCCCCGGCCGAGCCGAACGGGCGGCCGGTGACGGGATACCTGGTCGACGTCGCTGGCCGGGGCAGCGAGGTGACCGACACCGGGACGACGGTCAGCGGCCTGGGCAACGGGCAGGACGTCACGGTGACGGTGGAGGCGGTCAACGAGGCCGGGACTGGCCCGGAGGCCAGCACGACCGTGCGGACGGTGGCCGAGCCGCGGGTGACCGTGACCGGCTCGTCGGCGACTGCGACGTCGACGACGGTGACGTTCACTGTGGATGCCGGCGGTGGTCAGGCGAGTTGCACGCTCAGCACGAGCGGCGCGCCGGCGCAGGCCGGCCCGTGCTCGCGGATCACCATGGCCGGGTTGACGCCGGGCACGGCGTACACGTTCACGGTGACGGCGAGCAACGCGGCCGGGCGGGGTACTGCCAACCGGGTCCAGGCGACCGCCGCGCTGTACGGGACGGCGACCTGTAACAACGGTGATTCCGGCGCGGAGGGCAGGTACTGCGACGCCGACGTTGACGGGCGCAACGGCAACGAGATCTTCAAGGTGCCGCGGCAGGACGACGACCTCCAGGCGGGATGGGCGCGGCCCGGTGCCCGGCTCAAGGCCTTCTGTAAGAAGCAGGGGCAGGAGGTGTACGCGTACATCTACAACGGCCACAAACGCAGCGCCTGGTGGGTGCAGGTCGACTACCGGGGACGCAACTTCATCCCGTGGGCCTGGTTGAACCTCGATGGCGGCGACGACATCGGCGTCCTGCCCACCTGCTGA
- a CDS encoding MoxR family ATPase: protein MNPEPLTQPEVQGFAALAARLADNVNTVVLGKPEVVRLALTALFAQGHVLLEDVPGVGKTTLARAVAATVRGQWRRIQFTPDLLPSDVSGVTIFNQANRGFEFHPGPVFANIVIADEINRASPKTQSALLEVMEERTVTVDGVRHPVPQPFLVVATQNPVEMDGTYRLPEAQLDRFLVKLSVGYPDEAVEVEVLRGATVRSPETLTPVTDTVTVGEMVRMARRVHIAEPLYGYAVRLAAATRRHPQVRVGVSPRGVIALTRAACAYALIDGRGWIMPEDLKSLAEPVFAHRLLLTPDAHVRGVTAAEVLRQAVASVPVPLPSEQPAAVRG, encoded by the coding sequence GTGAATCCCGAGCCGCTCACCCAGCCGGAGGTGCAGGGCTTCGCCGCGCTCGCCGCTCGGCTGGCCGACAACGTCAACACGGTCGTGCTGGGCAAGCCGGAGGTGGTGCGGCTGGCTCTGACCGCGCTGTTCGCGCAGGGGCACGTGCTGCTGGAGGACGTGCCGGGGGTGGGTAAGACCACCCTGGCGCGGGCGGTCGCGGCCACCGTGCGGGGTCAGTGGCGGCGGATCCAGTTCACGCCGGACCTGCTGCCCTCGGATGTGTCCGGGGTGACAATCTTCAACCAGGCGAACCGGGGGTTCGAGTTCCACCCGGGGCCGGTGTTCGCCAACATCGTCATCGCCGATGAGATCAACCGGGCGTCGCCGAAGACCCAGTCGGCGCTGCTGGAGGTGATGGAGGAGCGTACGGTCACCGTGGACGGGGTTCGGCATCCGGTGCCGCAGCCGTTCCTGGTGGTGGCCACGCAGAACCCGGTGGAGATGGACGGCACGTACCGGCTGCCCGAGGCGCAGCTGGACCGGTTCCTGGTGAAGCTCTCGGTCGGTTATCCGGACGAGGCGGTCGAGGTGGAGGTGTTGCGCGGCGCGACGGTCCGCTCCCCCGAGACGCTGACGCCGGTGACCGACACCGTCACCGTCGGGGAGATGGTGCGGATGGCCCGCCGGGTGCACATCGCCGAGCCGCTGTACGGGTACGCGGTCAGGCTGGCCGCCGCGACCCGGCGCCATCCGCAGGTGCGGGTCGGGGTGAGTCCTCGGGGGGTGATCGCGCTGACCCGGGCGGCGTGCGCGTACGCGCTGATCGACGGGCGGGGTTGGATCATGCCGGAGGACCTGAAGTCGCTCGCCGAGCCGGTGTTCGCGCACCGGCTGCTGCTCACGCCGGACGCGCACGTGCGCGGGGTGACGGCGGCGGAGGTGCTGCGGCAGGCCGTCGCGTCGGTGCCGGTGCCGCTGCCCTCGGAGCAGCCGGCCGCGGTGCGGGGCTGA
- a CDS encoding DUF58 domain-containing protein — MGFTARGVGLLVATVALLAVGFRFAYPELVLLGVAAGSAVGYALVIASWRPRLEVTRHAEPDRVGRGETAAMSLTVRNAGRLRAASLVALDRCGETTVPVPVLRLRPGRDTTVRYDVPTDRRGVVPVGPLRVTRGDPLGLVAVSRLYGAALPVWVYPRIHPLTAVPTGAGRSLDGRMDAVAHGSITFDSLREYVVGDELRRVHWRTSARVGELMVRENVDTSLPRLVVLLDNRAAAHPERVGGVVESFEAACEAAASVVTAAYRAELPVVLVLVAPDAVGAVGSGAVGSGAVGSGAVGSGAAPLDRLAAVQLGEDTLDATLARVRADRLGDTLVVLTGSGGHDSLGRIGALRGVYPSVVVGVFGAAEPAHAAGLVVIDAADGAAFAAEWDRVRRW, encoded by the coding sequence GTGGGGTTCACCGCCCGGGGTGTCGGGCTGCTCGTCGCCACCGTCGCCCTGCTGGCGGTGGGTTTCCGGTTCGCGTACCCCGAGCTGGTCTTGCTCGGTGTGGCGGCCGGGTCAGCGGTCGGGTACGCGCTGGTCATCGCGTCGTGGCGACCCCGGCTGGAGGTCACGCGTCACGCGGAGCCGGACCGGGTCGGCCGGGGGGAAACGGCCGCGATGTCGCTCACCGTGCGCAACGCGGGGCGGCTGCGGGCGGCGAGTCTGGTAGCCCTGGACCGGTGCGGCGAGACGACAGTGCCGGTGCCGGTGCTTCGGCTGCGGCCGGGCCGGGACACCACTGTTCGGTACGACGTGCCGACCGACCGCCGGGGTGTGGTGCCGGTGGGGCCGTTGCGGGTGACTCGGGGGGACCCGTTGGGGCTGGTGGCGGTGTCGCGCCTGTACGGCGCGGCGTTACCGGTGTGGGTGTATCCGCGGATCCACCCCTTGACGGCGGTGCCCACCGGGGCCGGGCGCAGCCTGGACGGCCGGATGGACGCTGTCGCGCACGGGTCGATCACGTTCGACTCGCTGCGGGAGTACGTGGTCGGCGACGAGTTGCGCCGGGTGCACTGGCGGACCAGCGCGCGGGTGGGTGAGCTGATGGTCCGGGAGAACGTGGACACCAGTCTGCCCCGTCTGGTGGTGCTGCTGGACAATCGGGCGGCCGCCCACCCGGAGCGGGTGGGCGGGGTGGTCGAGTCGTTCGAGGCGGCGTGCGAGGCGGCGGCGTCGGTGGTGACCGCCGCTTACCGCGCCGAGCTGCCGGTGGTGCTGGTGCTGGTGGCACCGGACGCAGTCGGCGCGGTGGGATCCGGCGCGGTGGGATCCGGCGCGGTGGGATCCGGCGCGGTGGGATCCGGCGCCGCTCCGCTGGACCGGCTCGCGGCGGTGCAACTCGGCGAGGACACCCTCGACGCGACGCTGGCCCGGGTTCGAGCGGACCGCCTCGGCGACACGCTGGTCGTCCTCACCGGCTCGGGGGGACATGATTCGCTGGGGCGGATCGGCGCGCTGCGCGGCGTGTACCCGTCGGTGGTGGTCGGGGTCTTCGGGGCGGCGGAGCCGGCGCACGCGGCCGGCCTGGTGGTGATCGACGCCGCCGACGGCGCCGCGTTCGCCGCCGAGTGGGACCGGGTGCGGCGATGGTGA
- a CDS encoding transglutaminase domain-containing protein: protein MVSATGRSATRGAAAAGPEVSSGAPFSTGGAERGSFLTDVSVGVTLAAMVALAGVVLGRVYAGGLLTGLVAGAAAGSVLVGLVCRRLPSWLVAPLSVLGMTAWTLWSLRLAASRAELSGPLVEVTADATGNGIPRLLTAMIPVEPTPDTVLVPVVAAWLAGLAGTEVALRAGRVLLGYLPPALLYTGALYVVGPNADPAVRPTLAFAAVAVLGLVVRRAGTTVGDPTAGLPPAGLPPAGRATVRGRLAGASVAGVAVVVAAALLGPALAARVGGQPVDPRRYVEPPRVDTLDENPLIRISGWALHPDQKLLDVTTQPATGAARIRLAVLSDYDGVTWRVGATYRNAGRILPAAAPAADSTVDTVRQEITVAGLTGRLLPAVATPREVTGARVAYDPETATLIRPEGLTPGLRYAVASAREHPDVNLLATANVPAGAEAARVLRVADGVPDPLRRLATQLAESNAAPYSRAAAVEQFLAEHYRLVADAPSGHAYPNLAFFLFGPRNAGGQRGTSEQFAAAFAVLGRLVGLPTRVVVGFRSPGSGPVRAGDAYAWPEVRFDGLGWVPFDPLPRLDTAPRPVEEDFRPRPTEPPPSEAPRPTVEPTASPEPAAAPGRPVGPGVPPVPVLLAFAVGGALLVVAALLLTLWWRRRSLSRSRLARGDPGERVAGAWREVTDALRLAGHPAAGDLAASEVAARAREVLAAARTQRSPAAGAGHADRRGVVAGGQARPEPGRVAAPVRPEAGVTDLADLLNQVAFAPGTVTEAESARAVAAAQAYVAALRAARPWWRRLRWSVHPGPLRGAGRSG from the coding sequence ATGGTGAGCGCGACCGGGCGGTCCGCGACCCGGGGGGCCGCCGCCGCGGGGCCGGAGGTGTCCAGCGGCGCACCTTTCTCTACCGGTGGCGCTGAGCGGGGCTCCTTTCTCACCGACGTATCGGTGGGGGTGACGCTGGCGGCGATGGTGGCGTTGGCCGGTGTTGTGCTCGGGCGGGTGTACGCCGGTGGGCTGCTCACCGGGCTGGTCGCGGGGGCGGCGGCCGGGTCGGTGTTGGTCGGGCTGGTGTGCCGCCGGCTGCCGTCATGGCTGGTGGCGCCGTTGTCGGTGCTCGGCATGACGGCGTGGACGCTGTGGTCGCTGCGCCTGGCCGCGAGCCGCGCCGAGCTTTCCGGGCCGCTGGTCGAGGTGACCGCCGACGCCACCGGAAACGGCATCCCCCGGCTGCTGACCGCGATGATCCCGGTCGAGCCGACGCCGGACACCGTGCTGGTGCCGGTGGTCGCCGCCTGGCTGGCCGGCCTGGCCGGCACGGAGGTGGCGCTGCGGGCGGGGCGGGTGCTGCTCGGATACCTGCCGCCGGCGCTGCTCTACACGGGCGCGCTCTATGTGGTCGGGCCGAACGCCGATCCGGCGGTGCGGCCAACGCTGGCGTTCGCGGCCGTGGCGGTGCTGGGGCTGGTCGTTCGGCGGGCCGGGACGACCGTCGGGGACCCGACGGCGGGCCTGCCGCCGGCGGGCCTGCCGCCGGCGGGCCGGGCGACGGTGCGGGGCCGGCTCGCCGGGGCGTCGGTGGCCGGGGTGGCGGTGGTGGTCGCGGCCGCCCTGCTCGGTCCGGCGCTCGCCGCGCGGGTCGGCGGCCAGCCGGTGGACCCCCGCCGGTACGTGGAACCGCCCAGGGTGGACACCCTCGACGAGAATCCACTGATCCGCATCTCCGGCTGGGCGTTGCATCCGGACCAGAAGCTGCTGGACGTGACGACACAGCCGGCGACGGGCGCGGCCCGGATCCGGCTGGCGGTGCTCAGCGACTACGACGGCGTCACCTGGCGGGTCGGGGCGACGTACCGCAACGCCGGGCGGATCCTGCCCGCTGCGGCCCCCGCCGCCGACAGCACCGTGGACACGGTACGACAGGAGATCACCGTCGCCGGCCTGACCGGGCGGCTGCTGCCCGCCGTCGCCACTCCCCGCGAGGTCACCGGGGCGCGGGTGGCGTACGACCCGGAAACCGCGACGCTGATCCGCCCGGAAGGGCTGACCCCGGGGCTACGGTACGCGGTTGCCTCCGCCCGCGAACACCCGGACGTCAACCTGCTGGCCACCGCGAACGTCCCGGCCGGCGCGGAGGCGGCCCGGGTGCTGCGGGTCGCCGACGGAGTGCCCGACCCGCTGCGCCGGCTCGCCACCCAGCTCGCCGAGTCGAACGCGGCGCCGTATTCCCGGGCCGCCGCCGTGGAGCAGTTTCTCGCCGAGCACTACCGCTTGGTCGCCGACGCACCGAGCGGGCACGCGTACCCGAACCTCGCGTTCTTTCTGTTCGGGCCCCGCAACGCGGGCGGGCAACGTGGCACGTCGGAGCAGTTCGCGGCAGCGTTCGCGGTGCTGGGCCGGCTCGTCGGCCTGCCGACCCGGGTGGTGGTCGGCTTCCGCTCCCCGGGTAGCGGCCCGGTGCGGGCCGGCGACGCGTACGCCTGGCCGGAGGTGCGCTTCGACGGGCTCGGCTGGGTGCCGTTCGACCCGCTACCCCGGCTGGACACCGCACCCCGGCCGGTGGAGGAGGACTTCCGCCCGCGACCGACGGAGCCACCACCGTCGGAGGCTCCCCGGCCCACTGTGGAGCCGACGGCGTCGCCGGAGCCGGCGGCCGCGCCGGGCCGGCCGGTCGGCCCCGGCGTTCCGCCCGTTCCGGTGCTGCTGGCCTTCGCCGTCGGCGGAGCGCTGCTGGTGGTGGCCGCGCTGCTGCTGACCCTGTGGTGGCGGCGCCGCTCGCTGTCCCGCAGCCGCCTGGCGCGAGGCGATCCCGGCGAGCGGGTTGCCGGCGCCTGGCGGGAGGTGACCGACGCGCTGCGGCTGGCGGGTCACCCGGCCGCCGGTGACCTGGCCGCCAGTGAGGTCGCCGCCCGGGCCCGGGAGGTCCTCGCCGCCGCCCGCACCCAACGGTCGCCGGCCGCCGGGGCCGGACACGCGGATCGCCGCGGCGTGGTAGCCGGCGGGCAGGCCCGGCCGGAGCCGGGCCGCGTCGCCGCCCCCGTGCGGCCCGAGGCGGGTGTCACGGACCTCGCCGACCTGCTCAACCAGGTCGCCTTTGCCCCCGGCACGGTCACCGAGGCCGAGTCGGCCCGCGCCGTTGCCGCCGCGCAGGCGTACGTCGCCGCGCTGCGTGCCGCCCGCCCCTGGTGGCGCCGCCTCCGCTGGTCCGTCCACCCCGGTCCGCTCCGCGGCGCCGGCCGCTCCGGATGA
- a CDS encoding SDR family oxidoreductase, whose translation MNLTDRVVVVTGGAGGIGSALTRRFATEGAAAVVVADLHADRARTVATEVGPVAHPVGVDVTDEEQVRALVADTEQRFGRIDLFCANAGVATGGGVDAPDADWDRAWRVNVLSHVYAARAVLPTMLDRGDGHLLMTASAAGVLTAVGDAPYTATKHAAVGFAEWLAITYRDRGIRVSALCPQGVDTPMLADGLADGHLGAKVVAASGAVLTPDQVADSVVAGLAEERFLILPHPEVATHARRRVEDPDGWQAGLCKLVRRLTA comes from the coding sequence GTGAACCTGACCGACCGGGTCGTGGTGGTCACCGGTGGTGCCGGCGGGATCGGCTCCGCGCTGACCCGTCGGTTCGCCACCGAGGGGGCCGCCGCCGTGGTGGTGGCAGACCTGCACGCCGACCGAGCCCGTACGGTCGCCACGGAGGTCGGCCCGGTCGCGCACCCGGTGGGCGTCGACGTCACCGACGAGGAACAGGTCCGCGCGCTGGTCGCGGACACCGAGCAGCGGTTCGGCCGCATCGACCTGTTCTGCGCCAACGCCGGGGTCGCCACCGGCGGGGGAGTGGACGCCCCCGACGCCGACTGGGACCGGGCGTGGCGGGTCAACGTGCTCTCCCACGTCTACGCGGCACGGGCGGTACTGCCGACGATGCTCGACCGCGGCGACGGGCACCTGCTCATGACCGCGTCGGCGGCGGGCGTGCTGACCGCGGTCGGCGACGCCCCGTACACGGCCACCAAACACGCGGCGGTCGGGTTCGCCGAGTGGCTCGCCATCACCTACCGGGATCGGGGCATCCGGGTCAGCGCACTCTGCCCCCAAGGAGTCGACACCCCGATGCTGGCCGACGGGCTGGCCGACGGTCACCTCGGGGCCAAGGTGGTCGCCGCGTCCGGGGCGGTGCTCACTCCCGACCAGGTCGCCGACTCGGTGGTGGCCGGCCTCGCCGAGGAGCGTTTCCTGATCCTGCCGCACCCGGAGGTCGCCACCCACGCCCGCCGTCGGGTCGAGGACCCGGACGGCTGGCAGGCCGGGCTGTGCAAACTGGTCCGCCGGCTGACCGCGTGA
- a CDS encoding LLM class F420-dependent oxidoreductase: MTVPLGGIPLADHAAVYRTLDEAGFTDAWSAEVNGADAFTPLALAAAWAPRLRLGTAITPVSTRGPGLLAMSAAALAETAPGRFALGVGASSPVIVQDWNAGEFTEPFRRTRDVLRFLRAALAGETVDGTYDTFTVRRFTLERPPAVAPPLLLAALRPGMLRLAGVEADGVILNWLAAGDVPQALAALGRRRPDFEVVARIFVCPTEDVGHARALGRRLITSYLTVPAYAEFHRWLGREEAFTPMWQAWAAGDRRGATAAVPDEVVDALVLHGTPEQCRAKVLRYADAGIDVPVLALLPTPELSAGKAAALVDVLTRLGGGEPR; encoded by the coding sequence ATGACGGTGCCGCTGGGCGGGATCCCGCTCGCCGACCACGCCGCGGTCTACCGCACACTCGACGAGGCCGGCTTCACCGACGCCTGGTCCGCCGAGGTCAACGGAGCCGACGCGTTCACCCCGCTGGCACTCGCCGCCGCGTGGGCGCCACGGCTGCGGCTGGGCACCGCGATCACCCCGGTCTCCACACGTGGGCCGGGCCTACTGGCGATGAGCGCCGCCGCGCTCGCCGAGACCGCACCCGGCCGATTCGCCCTCGGCGTCGGCGCCTCGTCACCAGTGATCGTGCAGGACTGGAACGCCGGCGAGTTCACCGAACCGTTCCGGCGGACCCGGGACGTGCTCCGCTTCCTGCGGGCCGCCCTGGCCGGTGAGACCGTCGACGGGACGTACGACACGTTCACGGTCCGGCGGTTCACGCTGGAACGGCCACCGGCCGTCGCCCCACCGCTGTTGCTCGCCGCCCTCCGCCCCGGCATGCTGCGGCTCGCCGGTGTCGAGGCCGACGGTGTGATCCTCAACTGGCTCGCCGCTGGCGACGTCCCGCAGGCGCTCGCCGCGCTCGGCCGGCGCCGCCCCGACTTCGAGGTGGTCGCCCGGATCTTCGTGTGCCCGACCGAGGACGTCGGGCACGCCCGCGCGCTGGGCCGGCGGCTGATCACCAGCTACCTCACCGTGCCCGCGTACGCGGAGTTCCACCGTTGGTTGGGCCGGGAGGAGGCGTTCACACCGATGTGGCAGGCCTGGGCGGCTGGCGACCGGCGCGGCGCCACGGCGGCCGTGCCCGACGAGGTGGTCGATGCCCTCGTGCTGCACGGTACGCCGGAGCAGTGCCGGGCCAAGGTACTCCGGTACGCCGACGCCGGCATCGACGTGCCGGTGCTGGCGTTGCTGCCCACGCCCGAACTGTCGGCCGGGAAAGCGGCGGCGCTCGTCGACGTGCTCACCCGGCTGGGCGGGGGTGAGCCGCGGTGA
- a CDS encoding DUF1028 domain-containing protein, with the protein MTFSLVARSDDGRLHGVVVASRFLAAGALVPAAEAEVGALATQAHVNLAYRAQGLALLRTGVAATDVVAGLVAADGERDRRQLGVVGGTGAGGTWTGPRCRPWAGGQAGDGWAAQGNILAGRHVIDAVRDGWLGGSPLPFADRLVAALRAGDEAGGDRRGRQSAGLLVVERGAGYGGTGDVLVDLRVDDHPDPVAELGRLLAVHTLLFGRPDPTTLLDLTGAVAAEVAALLTALGYSVDPAAPEDALVSWAGLENLEERLAPGRIDPIVLDRLRGATPHVPAPRPGSDAIPTT; encoded by the coding sequence GTGACCTTCTCCCTCGTCGCCCGCTCCGACGACGGTCGGCTGCACGGTGTCGTCGTGGCCAGCCGGTTCCTCGCCGCCGGAGCCCTGGTCCCGGCCGCCGAGGCCGAGGTCGGCGCGCTGGCCACCCAGGCCCACGTGAACCTGGCCTACCGTGCGCAGGGGCTCGCGCTGCTGCGCACCGGGGTGGCCGCGACCGATGTGGTCGCCGGGTTGGTCGCCGCGGATGGCGAGCGCGACCGCCGGCAGCTCGGTGTGGTGGGCGGCACCGGCGCGGGTGGCACCTGGACCGGCCCGAGGTGCCGTCCCTGGGCGGGTGGCCAGGCCGGGGACGGCTGGGCCGCGCAGGGCAACATCCTCGCCGGCCGGCACGTGATCGACGCGGTACGCGACGGCTGGCTCGGCGGGTCGCCGCTGCCCTTCGCGGACCGGCTCGTCGCCGCGCTACGCGCCGGTGACGAGGCCGGCGGCGACCGGCGGGGCCGGCAGAGCGCCGGGCTGTTGGTGGTCGAACGCGGCGCCGGGTACGGCGGCACCGGTGACGTCCTGGTCGACCTGCGGGTCGACGACCACCCCGACCCGGTCGCCGAGTTGGGCCGGCTGCTCGCCGTACACACCCTGCTGTTCGGCCGGCCGGATCCGACGACCCTGCTCGACCTCACCGGTGCGGTCGCCGCCGAGGTGGCCGCCCTGCTGACCGCGCTCGGGTACTCGGTCGACCCGGCCGCGCCGGAGGACGCCCTGGTCTCCTGGGCGGGCTTGGAGAACCTGGAGGAGCGGCTGGCGCCGGGCCGCATCGACCCGATCGTGCTCGACCGTCTCCGCGGGGCGACGCCGCATGTGCCGGCGCCCCGGCCCGGCAGTGACGCCATCCCCACCACCTGA
- a CDS encoding maleylpyruvate isomerase N-terminal domain-containing protein, with the protein MTVPAAPEAFRDECIRLVEVLHGLTETDLDRPTDCRPWTVRELLAHVRTGVGRLTDMLAAPAPPRAEVDAAGYFGAAKFTPTVDAERIDSGRQGGREVTAAGLADGVDRGWRATLDAVHAQPPHRVVRTRHGDAMTVVEFLRTRVVEVGVHGLDLAAALDRPPWLTPTAAVVVADLLTGGRPVPPALGWDRLTLIRKTTGRAPLIAAERAAVAAAGFRWLSFAP; encoded by the coding sequence CTGACCGTGCCGGCGGCACCCGAGGCGTTCCGGGACGAGTGCATCCGCCTGGTCGAGGTGCTGCACGGGCTGACCGAGACCGACCTGGACCGGCCCACCGACTGCCGGCCGTGGACCGTCCGGGAGCTACTCGCCCACGTACGGACCGGTGTCGGGCGACTGACCGACATGCTGGCCGCCCCGGCCCCGCCCCGGGCCGAGGTGGACGCCGCCGGCTACTTCGGCGCCGCGAAGTTCACCCCGACCGTGGATGCCGAGCGGATCGACAGTGGTCGACAGGGCGGCCGGGAGGTCACCGCCGCCGGCCTCGCCGACGGCGTCGACCGCGGCTGGCGCGCCACGCTCGACGCGGTGCACGCCCAGCCGCCCCACCGGGTGGTCCGCACCCGGCACGGGGACGCGATGACCGTGGTCGAATTCCTGCGAACCCGGGTGGTGGAGGTCGGGGTGCACGGCCTGGACCTGGCGGCGGCGCTCGACCGCCCGCCGTGGCTGACCCCGACCGCGGCCGTCGTCGTGGCTGACCTGCTCACCGGCGGCCGTCCGGTCCCGCCCGCGCTGGGGTGGGACCGGCTCACCCTCATCCGCAAGACCACCGGCCGAGCACCGCTGATCGCCGCGGAACGCGCGGCCGTGGCCGCCGCCGGCTTCCGCTGGCTCTCCTTCGCGCCCTGA